A DNA window from Pseudomonas tohonis contains the following coding sequences:
- the def gene encoding peptide deformylase, which translates to MAILNILEFPDPRLRTIAKPVDVVDDAVRQLIDDMFETMYDAPGIGLAATQVNVHKRVVVMDLSEDKSEPMVFINPEFESLTDEMDQYQEGCLSVPGFYENVDRPQKVRIKALDRDGKPYELVAEGLLAVCIQHECDHLNGKLFVDYLSTLKRDRIKKKLEKQHRQQA; encoded by the coding sequence ATGGCGATCCTGAACATCCTCGAATTTCCCGATCCACGCCTGCGTACCATCGCCAAACCGGTGGACGTGGTGGACGACGCTGTGCGCCAGTTGATCGACGACATGTTCGAAACCATGTACGACGCACCGGGTATCGGCCTCGCCGCCACCCAGGTCAACGTGCACAAGCGCGTGGTGGTGATGGACCTGTCCGAAGACAAGTCGGAGCCCATGGTCTTCATCAACCCCGAGTTCGAATCCCTGACCGACGAGATGGACCAGTACCAGGAAGGCTGTCTCTCGGTGCCGGGCTTCTACGAGAACGTCGACCGCCCGCAGAAGGTCCGCATCAAGGCCCTGGACCGCGACGGCAAGCCTTACGAACTGGTCGCCGAAGGGCTGCTCGCGGTGTGCATCCAGCACGAGTGCGACCACCTCAACGGCAAGCTGTTCGTCGACTACCTGTCGACCCTCAAGCGTGACCGGATCAAGAAGAAGCTGGAAAAGCAGCACCGCCAGCAGGCTTGA
- a CDS encoding LysM peptidoglycan-binding domain-containing protein, whose amino-acid sequence MRKSLLALLLLAASGLAQAAVELKDGHPEHYTVVRGDTLWDISGKFLREPWKWPEIWHANPQIENPHLIYPGDTLSLVYVDGQPRLMLDRGASRGTIKLSPQVRSTPMAEAIPTIPLEAINSFLLSNRIVDTPEQFNGAPYIVAGNAERVVSGAGDRVYARGSFDEQNPTYGIFRQGKTYIDPDTKEFLGINADDIGGGDLVAQEGDVATMTLTRSTQEVRLGDRLFPTEQRSVNSTFMPSSPTTDVKGLILDVPRGVNQIGQFDVVTINKGKRDGLVEGNVLAVYKTGETVRDRITGESVKIPDERAGLLMVFRTYDKLSYGLVLAASRQLAVMDKVHNP is encoded by the coding sequence ATGAGGAAATCACTACTCGCCCTGCTGCTCCTTGCTGCCAGTGGGTTGGCACAGGCTGCGGTGGAACTCAAGGATGGCCACCCGGAGCACTACACGGTAGTGCGCGGGGATACCCTCTGGGATATCTCGGGCAAGTTCCTGCGCGAACCCTGGAAGTGGCCGGAAATCTGGCACGCCAACCCGCAGATCGAGAACCCGCACCTGATCTACCCGGGCGACACCCTGAGCCTCGTCTACGTCGACGGCCAGCCTCGCCTGATGCTGGATCGCGGCGCCTCCCGCGGCACCATCAAGCTGTCGCCCCAAGTGCGCAGCACGCCGATGGCCGAAGCCATTCCGACCATCCCGCTGGAAGCCATCAACAGCTTCCTGCTGAGCAACCGCATCGTCGACACGCCCGAGCAGTTCAACGGCGCTCCCTACATCGTCGCCGGCAACGCCGAGCGCGTGGTGAGCGGCGCGGGTGACCGCGTCTACGCTCGCGGCAGCTTCGACGAGCAGAACCCCACCTACGGCATCTTCCGCCAGGGCAAGACCTACATCGATCCCGATACCAAGGAATTCCTCGGTATCAACGCCGACGATATCGGTGGCGGTGACCTGGTCGCCCAGGAAGGCGACGTGGCGACCATGACCCTCACCCGCTCGACCCAGGAAGTCCGCCTGGGCGACCGCCTGTTCCCCACCGAACAGCGCTCGGTGAACTCCACCTTCATGCCCAGCTCGCCGACCACCGACGTAAAGGGCCTGATCCTCGACGTGCCGCGCGGCGTGAACCAGATCGGCCAGTTCGACGTGGTGACCATCAACAAGGGCAAGCGCGACGGCCTGGTCGAAGGCAACGTGCTGGCGGTCTACAAGACCGGCGAGACCGTGCGCGACCGCATCACCGGCGAATCGGTGAAGATCCCCGACGAGCGCGCCGGCCTGCTGATGGTGTTCCGCACCTACGACAAGCTCAGCTACGGCCTGGTCCTGGCGGCCAGCCGACAGCTGGCGGTGATGGACAAGGTGCACAATCCCTAA
- the rsmB gene encoding 16S rRNA (cytosine(967)-C(5))-methyltransferase RsmB, giving the protein MNPRLAAARALTAVLSGKASLGGSLPAQLDKVDPRDRGLAQDLAFGAARWQPRLGALAERLLQKPFKTADKDVEALLLVGLYQLFYSRIPAHAAIGETVGAAEKLKKPWAKGLLNAVLRNAQRDGEAIFAELERDPMVRTAHPRWLQKALKAAWPEHWEAICAANNAHPPLILRVNRRHGERDAYLAELRTAGIEAEPCEFSRDGIRLIEARDVKTLPGFAEGRVSVQDEAAQLAADLLELAPGQRVLDACCAPGGKTCHLLEAEPGLAGVVAVDLEESRLARVRENLERLGLEATLIAADGRDTGAWWDGKPFQRILLDAPCSATGVIRRHPDVKLTRQAEDIPALAQLQGELLDALWPTLEVGGILVYATCSTLPMENSENIAAFLQRTPGARELDIAGTFGLKQPHGRQLLAREDGHDGFYYAKLMKIAASPRG; this is encoded by the coding sequence ATGAACCCACGTCTCGCCGCGGCCCGCGCACTGACCGCCGTCCTCTCCGGCAAGGCCTCGCTGGGCGGCAGCCTGCCCGCGCAGCTGGACAAGGTCGACCCGCGCGACCGCGGCCTGGCCCAGGACCTGGCCTTCGGCGCCGCGCGCTGGCAACCACGCCTCGGCGCGCTGGCCGAGCGCCTGCTGCAAAAGCCCTTCAAGACGGCCGACAAGGACGTGGAGGCGCTGCTGCTGGTCGGCCTCTACCAGCTGTTCTACAGCCGCATCCCCGCCCATGCCGCCATCGGCGAGACCGTGGGCGCCGCCGAGAAGCTGAAGAAACCCTGGGCCAAGGGCCTGCTCAACGCCGTGCTGCGCAATGCGCAACGCGATGGCGAGGCGATCTTCGCCGAACTGGAGCGCGACCCGATGGTACGCACCGCCCACCCGCGCTGGCTGCAGAAGGCACTCAAGGCCGCCTGGCCCGAGCACTGGGAAGCCATCTGCGCGGCCAACAACGCCCACCCGCCGCTGATCCTGCGGGTCAACCGCCGCCATGGCGAGCGCGATGCCTACCTCGCCGAACTGCGCACGGCGGGCATCGAAGCCGAGCCCTGCGAATTCAGCCGCGACGGCATCCGTCTGATCGAAGCGCGTGACGTGAAGACCCTGCCCGGCTTCGCCGAAGGCCGCGTCAGCGTGCAGGACGAAGCCGCGCAACTGGCCGCCGACCTGCTCGAACTCGCCCCCGGCCAGCGCGTGCTCGACGCCTGCTGTGCCCCCGGTGGCAAGACCTGCCACCTGCTGGAAGCCGAGCCCGGCCTGGCTGGCGTGGTGGCCGTCGACCTGGAGGAAAGCCGCCTGGCGCGGGTGCGCGAGAACCTCGAGCGCCTCGGCCTGGAGGCCACGCTGATCGCCGCCGATGGCCGCGATACCGGCGCCTGGTGGGACGGCAAGCCGTTCCAGCGCATCCTCCTCGATGCCCCCTGTTCGGCCACCGGCGTGATCCGCCGCCATCCGGACGTCAAGCTGACCCGCCAGGCCGAGGACATACCCGCCCTGGCGCAGCTGCAGGGCGAGCTGCTCGATGCCCTCTGGCCGACCCTGGAGGTCGGCGGCATCCTCGTGTACGCCACCTGTTCCACGTTGCCGATGGAGAACAGCGAGAACATCGCCGCCTTCCTCCAGCGCACCCCTGGCGCGCGCGAACTGGACATCGCCGGCACCTTCGGCCTCAAGCAGCCCCACGGGCGCCAGTTGCTGGCCCGGGAGGACGGCCATGACGGCTTCTACTATGCCAAGCTGATGAAGATCGCCGCGTCTCCCCGCGGCTAA
- a CDS encoding PilZ domain-containing protein translates to MSNQRQYPRTPMKCRIKISHESFGELFAQTRDLSDGGVYVRHPDLVALPLGTVVTGQVQDLPFEAPVLQMEIMRADGEGVGLRFLDR, encoded by the coding sequence ATGTCGAACCAGCGGCAGTACCCGCGCACTCCGATGAAGTGCCGGATCAAGATCAGTCACGAGAGCTTCGGTGAACTCTTCGCCCAGACCCGCGACCTCTCCGACGGCGGCGTCTATGTGCGTCATCCCGATCTGGTCGCGTTGCCCCTGGGCACCGTGGTCACCGGCCAGGTGCAGGACCTGCCCTTCGAGGCGCCGGTGTTGCAGATGGAGATCATGCGTGCCGACGGCGAAGGCGTCGGGTTGCGCTTCCTCGACCGCTAG
- the trkA gene encoding Trk system potassium transporter TrkA yields the protein MKIIILGAGQVGGTLAEHLSGEANDITVVDTDGDRLRDLGDRLDIRTVQGRGSFPTVLRQAGADDADMLVAVTNSDEVNMVACQVAYTLFHTPTKIARVREAAYLTRAGLFDNEAIPVDVLISPEQVVTNYIKRLIEYPGALQVIDFAEGKAQLVGVKAYYGGPLVGQELRQLRQHMPNVDTRVAAIFRRNRPITPQGDTVIEADDEVFFIAAKAHIRAVMSEMRRLEDSYKRVVIAGGGHIGERLAEAIESRYQVKIIEMNPARCRYLSDTLDSTVVLQGSASDRDLLVEENINDADIFLALTNDDEANIMSSLLAKRLGARKVMTIINNPAYVDLVQGGDIDIAISPQLATIGTLLTHVRRGDIVSVHSLRRGAAEAIEAIAHGDAKSSKVVGRMIEDIALPPGTTIGAIIRNDEVLIAHDDTVIESGDHVILFLVDKKYIRDAERLFQVGLTFF from the coding sequence GTGAAGATCATCATTCTCGGGGCCGGCCAGGTCGGCGGCACCCTCGCCGAGCACCTTTCCGGCGAAGCCAACGACATCACGGTGGTGGACACCGACGGCGACCGCCTGCGCGACCTCGGCGACCGCCTCGACATCCGCACCGTTCAGGGGCGGGGCTCCTTCCCCACCGTGCTGCGCCAGGCCGGCGCCGACGACGCCGACATGCTGGTGGCGGTGACCAACAGCGACGAGGTGAACATGGTGGCCTGCCAGGTCGCCTACACCCTGTTCCATACACCGACCAAGATCGCTCGCGTGCGCGAGGCGGCCTACCTCACCCGCGCCGGCCTGTTCGACAACGAGGCCATCCCGGTGGACGTGCTGATCAGCCCCGAGCAGGTGGTCACCAACTACATCAAGCGCCTGATCGAATACCCCGGTGCGCTGCAGGTGATCGACTTCGCCGAGGGCAAGGCCCAACTGGTGGGCGTCAAGGCCTACTACGGCGGCCCGCTGGTGGGGCAGGAGCTGCGCCAGTTGCGCCAGCACATGCCCAACGTCGACACCCGCGTCGCCGCGATCTTCCGTCGCAACCGCCCGATCACGCCCCAGGGCGACACGGTGATCGAGGCCGACGACGAGGTGTTCTTCATCGCCGCCAAGGCGCACATCCGTGCGGTGATGAGCGAGATGCGCCGCCTGGAGGACAGCTACAAGCGCGTGGTCATCGCCGGTGGCGGCCACATCGGCGAGCGCCTGGCGGAGGCCATCGAGAGCCGCTACCAGGTGAAGATCATCGAGATGAACCCGGCCCGCTGCCGCTACCTCTCCGACACCCTCGACAGCACCGTGGTGCTGCAGGGCAGCGCCTCCGACCGCGACCTGCTGGTGGAGGAGAACATCAACGATGCCGACATTTTCCTGGCGCTGACCAACGACGACGAGGCCAACATCATGTCCTCGCTGCTGGCCAAGCGCCTGGGCGCGCGCAAGGTGATGACCATCATCAACAACCCCGCCTACGTCGACCTGGTGCAGGGCGGCGACATCGACATCGCCATCAGCCCGCAGCTGGCCACCATCGGCACCCTGCTGACCCACGTGCGCCGTGGCGACATCGTCAGCGTGCACTCCCTGCGCCGCGGGGCTGCCGAAGCCATCGAGGCCATCGCCCATGGCGACGCCAAGTCGAGCAAGGTGGTGGGCCGCATGATCGAGGACATCGCCTTGCCGCCGGGCACCACCATCGGCGCCATCATCCGCAACGACGAGGTGCTGATCGCCCACGACGATACGGTGATCGAGTCCGGCGACCATGTGATCCTGTTCCTCGTCGACAAGAAGTACATCCGTGACGCCGAGCGTCTGTTCCAGGTGGGCCTCACCTTCTTCTGA
- a CDS encoding tetratricopeptide repeat protein — translation MLEGLEKMLAKGTDNPLLRFGLGKGYLDQGDATRAAGHLARCVEQDPKYSAAWKLLGKALQASGDDSAARDAWERGLAAARAHGDKQAEKEMSVFLKRLDRQAPAS, via the coding sequence ATGCTCGAAGGACTGGAGAAGATGCTTGCCAAGGGCACCGACAACCCGCTACTGCGCTTCGGCCTGGGCAAGGGCTACCTCGACCAGGGCGACGCCACCCGCGCGGCCGGGCACCTGGCCCGCTGCGTGGAGCAGGACCCGAAGTACTCCGCCGCCTGGAAGCTCCTGGGCAAGGCATTGCAGGCCAGTGGCGACGACTCGGCTGCCCGCGATGCCTGGGAGCGCGGCCTGGCCGCCGCCCGGGCCCATGGCGACAAGCAGGCCGAGAAGGAGATGTCGGTGTTCCTCAAGCGCCTGGACCGCCAGGCGCCCGCCAGTTGA
- the fmt gene encoding methionyl-tRNA formyltransferase — protein sequence MTQALRLVFAGTPEFAAEHLKALLDTPHSIVAVYTQPDRPAGRGQKLMPSPVKQLALQHGIPVLQPPTLRDADAQAELKALDADLMVVVAYGLILPQVVLDTPRLGCINSHASLLPRWRGAAPIQRAVQAGDAESGVTVMQMEAGLDTGPMLLKVATPISAEDTGGTLHDRLASLGPQAVVQAIAQLAAGTLVGDVQDDALATYAHKLNKDEARLDWSRPADELERLVRAFNPWPICHSTLGGEPLKVLAAQLADGSGQPGQILAASKDGLTVACGSGALRLTRLQLPGGKPLNFADLFNSRREQFAAGQVLGA from the coding sequence ATGACCCAAGCCCTGCGCCTCGTCTTCGCCGGCACCCCGGAATTCGCCGCCGAGCACCTCAAGGCCCTGCTCGATACGCCGCACAGCATCGTCGCCGTCTACACCCAGCCCGATCGCCCGGCGGGTCGCGGCCAGAAGCTGATGCCGAGCCCGGTCAAGCAGCTCGCCCTGCAGCACGGCATTCCCGTCCTGCAGCCGCCGACCCTGCGCGATGCCGACGCCCAGGCCGAGCTCAAGGCCCTCGATGCCGACCTGATGGTGGTGGTCGCCTACGGCCTGATCCTGCCCCAGGTGGTGCTCGACACCCCGCGCCTCGGCTGCATCAACAGCCACGCTTCGCTGCTGCCGCGCTGGCGCGGTGCGGCGCCGATCCAGCGTGCGGTGCAGGCCGGCGATGCCGAGAGCGGCGTGACCGTGATGCAGATGGAAGCGGGCCTGGACACCGGGCCGATGCTGCTCAAGGTCGCCACCCCGATCTCCGCCGAAGACACCGGCGGCACCCTCCATGACCGTCTCGCCAGCCTCGGCCCGCAGGCCGTGGTGCAGGCCATCGCCCAGCTCGCCGCCGGCACCCTGGTGGGCGACGTGCAGGACGACGCCCTGGCCACCTACGCGCACAAGCTGAACAAGGATGAGGCACGCCTCGACTGGAGCCGCCCCGCCGATGAGCTGGAACGCCTGGTTCGCGCCTTCAATCCCTGGCCGATCTGCCACAGCACCCTCGGCGGCGAGCCGCTGAAAGTGCTCGCCGCGCAGCTCGCCGACGGCAGCGGCCAGCCGGGGCAGATTCTCGCCGCCAGCAAGGATGGCCTGACCGTGGCCTGCGGCAGCGGCGCCCTGCGCCTGACCCGCCTGCAATTGCCCGGCGGCAAGCCGCTGAATTTCGCCGATCTGTTCAACAGCCGCCGCGAGCAGTTCGCCGCCGGCCAGGTGCTCGGCGCATGA